A stretch of Cicer arietinum cultivar CDC Frontier isolate Library 1 chromosome 5, Cicar.CDCFrontier_v2.0, whole genome shotgun sequence DNA encodes these proteins:
- the LOC101512320 gene encoding agamous-like MADS-box protein AGL61, with product MSKKKSSLGRQKIPIEKIPKKSHLQVTFSKRRSGLFKKASELCTLCGVEIAIVVFSPADKAFSFGHPEVESIVDRYLSRNPPQDSSSHQLVEAHRNANVRDLNMQLTQLLSHLEIEKKQGEEIDNVRKARQRQFWWESPIDELGLQELLQLKVSIEDLKKNIGKFASKCMIEQTNFSSPNIGANGFGHYDAFENKPGVGINIASTFPNAYYLGFRHGYL from the coding sequence ATGTCAAAGAAAAAGTCAAGTTTAGGTCGTCAAAAAATCCCAATTGAAAAAATACCTAAAAAAAGTCATTTGCAAGTTACATTTTCTAAGCGTCGTTCAGGACTCTTCAAGAAGGCAAGTGAACTTTGCACTCTTTGTGGAGTGGAGATTGCAATTGTGGTTTTCTCTCCGGCTGATAAGGCATTCTCTTTTGGTCATCCAGAAGTTGAGTCTATTGTTGATCGTTATTTGAGTCGAAACCCTCCACAAGATTCTAGTTCTCACCAACTTGTTGAGGCTCATAGAAATGCTAATGTTCGAGATCTCAACATGCAACTAACTCAACTTCTTAGCCATCTAGAGATTGAGAAAAAGCAAGGAGAAGAGATAGATAATGTGAGGAAAGCTAGGCAAAGACAATTTTGGTGGGAAAGCCCTATTGATGAGCTTGGTTTGCAAGAATTGCTCCAATTAAAGGTCTCTATTGAGGACCTAAAGAAGAATATTGGAAAATTTGCTAGCAAATGCATGATAGAACAAACCAACTTCTCTTCACCAAATATTGGAGCTAATGGATTTGGACATTATGATGCCTTTGAGAACAAACCGGGTGTAGGGATTAACATTGCTTCCACATTTCCTAATGCCTATTATCTTGGTTTTCGACATGGATATCTTTGA
- the LOC101511676 gene encoding serine/threonine-protein kinase WNK8: MDSETDDVGVVEKDPTLRYARYDEMLGKGAFKTVYKAFDEVDGIEVAWNQISIDDVVQSPQNLEKLYSEVHLLKSLKHENIIKLYSSWVDEKSRTINMITELFTSGSLRQYRKKHKNVDMKAIKNWARQILRGLCFLHSHSPPIIHRDLKCDNIFVNGNNGQVKVGDLGMAIVMQQPTARSVIGTPEFMAPELYEEEYNELVDIYSFGMCILEMITCEYPYSECKNPAQIYKKVTSGIKPAALAKVNDPEVKQFIEKCLVPASMRLPASELLKDPFLATGNTKEIYRDTLLLPNLPTKSINLPTFEAHPMEIDSNSRHTSPGSSVERVKETSQVSILDLLRKTENNEFRLRGEKNAESTISLTLRIADAHGGARNIHFPFYINSDTPISIAEEMVEHLELKDADVAVIAELIHNMIFELVPNWKPVCQNLSSGTDNLYRHSEAQNGEQLNCHWTLGSSNFDAKTISEDLGHSQLDGEDQDKQESISSDISAEYEIAIATNSKGVEPDCFILHECCKGSNGLNSNSDVRICDQEDGNNNQSYNFAGSLIDSCCSPSMNLEMSSKCSLTPRDKDHLNELHLELEAIETQYQQCFRELEKMKEEAIENVKKRWMTKKKISVM, encoded by the exons ATGGATTCTGAAACTGATGATGTTGGTGTTGTGGAGAAAGATCCAACTTTGCGTTACGCACGT TATGATGAAATGTTAGGGAAAGGAGCCTTCAAGACTGT ATATAAAGCTTTTGATGAAGTAGATGGAATAGAAGTTGCTTGGAACCAAATTAGTATAGACGATGTTGTGCAGTCACCTCAAAATTTGGAAAAGTTGTATTCTGAGGTTCATCTCCTCAAATCGCTGAAACACGAAAATATCATTAAGTTGTATAGTTCTTGGGTGGATGAAAAGAGCAGGACTATCAACATGATAACTGAATTGTTCACCTCTGGGAGTTTGAGGCA GTATCGGAAGAAACATAAGAATGTGGATATGAAGGCTATCAAGAACTGGGCGAGGCAGATTCTTCGTGGCTTGTGCTTTCTGCACAGTCACAGTCCTCCTATTATTCATAGGGATCTAAAATGTgataacatttttgttaatgGGAACAATGGGCAAGTTAAGGTTGGAGATCTTGGAATGGCAATTGTCATGCAGCAGCCTACTGCCAGGAGTGTTATTG GTACTCCGGAATTCATGGCTCCTGAGCTTTATGAGGAAGAATATAATGAACTTGTTGACATATATTCCTTTGGCATGTGTATTCTTGAAATGATCACCTGCGAGTACCCGTATAGCGAATGCAAAAATCCGGCGCAGATATATAAGAAAGTTACATCT GGTATAAAGCCTGCTGCTCTTGCTAAAGTGAATGATCCTGAAGTGAAGCAATTTATAGAGAAATGTTTAGTTCCAGCATCTATGAGATTGCCTGCATCTGAACTTCTCAAAGACCCATTCCTTGCAACTGGAAACACAAAGGAGATCTATCGTGATACCCTGCTGCTGCCTAATCTGCCCACTAAATCAATTAATCTACCAACTTTTGAAGCACATCCTATGGAGATAGATTCAAACTCCAGGCATACATCACCTGGCTCCTCTGTGGAAAGAGTTAAAGAAACTTCTCAAGTTTCAATTCTCGACCTCCTAAGGAAGACAGAGAACAATGAATTTAGGTTAAGAGGGGAGAAAAATGCTGAAAGTACAATCTCACTTACACTCCGAATTGCCGATGCTCATG GTGGAGCAAGGAATATCCATTTTCCATTCTACATCAATTCTGACACGCCAATTTCAATTGCTGAGGAGATGGTGGAACATCTGGAACTCAAGGATGCGGATGTAGCTGTCATTGCTGAGCTAATACACAACATGATTTTTGAGCTTGTGCCTAACTGGAAACCCGTATGTCAGAACCTCTCATCTGGAACAGATAATTTGTACAGGCATTCGGAAGCTCAGAATGGTGAACAGTTAAACTGCCATTGGACATTGGGATCAAGTAATTTTGATGCGAAGACAATTTCTGAGGATTTAGGTCACTCACAGCTTGATGGGGAAGATCAAGACAAACAAGAATCTATTTCATCAGATATTTCTGCCGAGTATGAGATTGCAATTGCCACGAATTCTAAAGGTGTAGAGCCTGATTGTTTTATTCTTCATGAATGTTGCAAGGGATCCAATGGCTTAAATTCGAATTCAGATGTCCGGATTTGTGATCAAGAAGATGGAAACAATAATCAATCATATAACTTCGCAGGCTCTTTAATTGATTCATGTTGCAGTCCATCCATGAACCTTGAGATGTCCAGCAAATGTTCTCTTACTCCACGTGACAAAGATCATTTAAACGAGCTACATTTGGAGCTTGAAGCAATTGAAACCCAGTATCAACAATGTTTTCGTGAGCTTGAGAAGATGAAGGAGGAAGCCATAGAAAATGTCAAAAAGAGATGGAtgacaaagaaaaaaatatcagtTATGTGA